Genomic window (Alligator mississippiensis isolate rAllMis1 chromosome 7, rAllMis1, whole genome shotgun sequence):
ACCTAGATATGCCtagttctctcaacctctccttgcaTGGCTTGCATTCCAACCCATTTTCATTCAtgtcacctatctctgaacttcCCTAACTTTTCAATATGTTTTCTTACaacatggagcccagaacttcaCATAATAgtctagatgaagcctaaccaggAGCAGGTCAATTGGCTGTATAGAGCCATAGaaacatagaactggaagggacctgtaagatcatcaagtccagtcccctgccatgggctggaagtTTTTGGACTCAGATGTGCTCCtttccagcctcatcttgaacacctccaaggaggttgACTGCACCTGGTGAAacttacagagaagaagtttttccttatgttcaaccTGAAGTTACCCTTTATTAGTTTATGCCCATgagtcctcatcctcccttgaggtgccctcctgaaTAGTCGTTCTCCTACTTCTTGATGCTCCCCCCCGATGTGCTTGTAGGCaactatcaagtcacctctcagccttctcttactcagcctgaacaggcccagttcccagagtctctcctcatagggcctaccctccatgcccttacccatacaagtggcccttctttgtaccttctTGAActtatccacatttttcttgaagtgtggtgcccagaaccggcacaggactccagctgaggCTGACTAGAGAGGGAGGAGCCCCttcctggatctattggccacatatcagttgatgcatgccagaattttGTTTTACCTTCTAGAAGCCTCAACACACAGTTGGCTTATATATGCTCGTGTTCCAgttgattgtgacccccaggtctgaTTCAGACGCTgcgccagccagtggaccacccctcattgtatagttgtggtgagggtcctccctacccaggtgaaggaccttgcacttctccctccctgttaagcctcatctgattttgttccacccataaaTCCAGTCTTCCAAGGTCATCCTGACCGTCACCCTATCTTACGGTACGTCTGTGTATTTGAACAGCTTGGTATTGTCTGCTgacttaatcattgagctttccaccccctcgtccataTAATTAAAGAATATATTGAATAGCATTGGTCCGAGCACTAATTCCTACCACCTCCCATGTTTTCTAactaatactcctgttgttgcaacccaaaactgcattcatgtTTTTTTAGCTACATCAAATTGAtgactcatgttgagtctgtgagGCACCAGATCCCCAGGATCCAtgtattcatagatgctagggtcagaagggacctcaacagatcatcaaatccaacccctgCCTACACAGGAAAGAGTGGTGGGGTctgataaccccagccagatgcctatccagggTTCTCTTACAGACCCCCAAgttaagggagagcaccacctcccttggaagcaatATCCTAATTTTGGACACACTTAGCATTCAAGATCCTTTTCAACAATGCTGCCACACAGTTATTTATAACCCAGCTTGTATTTGtgcttttaattattcttccctaggtgcagcaacttgcatttctttccttggacttcatcctgttgtttctagcccagcttcccagtctatccaggtccATCTGAATTCTGTGCCTGCCCTCTAAAATGTCTGCAGTTCATCCCAGCGGCACAGAATCTGGATATTTGCCTATATCCAAATAATGGATTACACCAACTTCCATTCATCATCTTGTAATTGATGGCATATATATTAGGTGGCGCagacagtaaaattgatgcatgaaacattactttcctgCTTCAATGGTGTTAACACAAAATGACTCAAGTCAAGTGTCATTGTACgtacaaagctacagaattagcccaccaccttcattttttgtaAACAGTTTGCACATTATAGTATGAAAACACTAATTTCATtagttaattataaaagaaacataaGTAAAGCAAAGTAATGGAAATTTTGTTCTTGGAGCGGATCAGtctgtggagcagtttcctcagggcagcttggatctccctgttcctcatgctgtagatgactggattcatcaatggaggcaccacacaatacagaacagctgccaggagatccagaggggacagggagtcagagatgggcttcaaGTAGGCAACGccaccagtggaaagaaacagggagaccacgataaggtgaggaatgcaggtggagaaggctttctgatggCCCTGCTCTGAGGGGATcctccacactgcggtgaagatctgaacatacgacacaacaatgaaaacaaaacagcctagaaCTAAAAACATACTTAAgacaagagctgccagctctctgcagtatgtgtcagagcaggagagcttgagcagctggggtatttcacagaagaactggttgatggtatttgagtggcagaagggtagactaaaggtgttccccgtgtgcaaTGCAGAGTAGATGACACCAGCAGTCCAAGAACaagcagccatctggatgcaagctcttctgttcattattatcccataatgcagtggtttgcagacaGCAATGTATCGGTCATATGCCATAACTGTAAGAAGggataaatttgctcccaagaagcagaagagacaaaacacttgggcaacacatccagagtaggagaTCGATCTGGTGTTCAATAAAGagttagacatggatttgggcacggtcactgagatggagccaagatccacaatggacaaattaatcaagaaaaagaacatgggagaatgaagttcaCAGTTAAGAGTTACAATTGTGATGATGAGgagattccccatcagggctgccaagtaTGCTGCGAGAAAAATAACTaagtgtaagatctggagctCCCGAATATCAGAAAAGTCCAGGAGCAGGAATTCAGTCACGGTGGTTTGGCtggacatttccctcttcagcGCATAGTGCCAAGCCTGTGAAGAAAGGACAAGAATAGTTGCCAGGATTAATGTTGCAAATATAAAAGGAGGCAATCTCATATCAGATACAGCTCGTGAACTAACTGTCAGTACTGTCTTTAAGTGCTATACAATTGTCAGTGGAAAGTATTATTGCTGGGAATATGTCCTTTTGAGTATAAAAGAGCTTCACAAACATCCTTAACGGTGGTTTTATATATCTAAAACCAAAACACACAAAAGAGACTCTTTCAGAACAAAACAATGTTTATAATTATGAATATTGGTTATGCAACATCTCAGTGGGTTTGCCTTTTCAttgcttcatgctctcattcACCTCATTTCAGATCTAACTATGAAGCCATCTCCCTTCAACAAATTGACAGACCAGAGTAcagcatttttatttgatttttaacaGCAACAACAAGAACAGCAAGAAGCTCAGCAAACATCAAGATCAGGCAACACAGCACTTGTGACTACAATAAGAAGCTGGTCAATAAACTGCTAGCACACccacctttccccttccctggtaTATACTGAATATGCATAGACACCATCCTAAGTGTCACCTCATCTGAAATGAATCTAAGTAATGCCTTCCATGTGGCTATTTGCCAATTTATattgtccccatccccatctggaCAGTCATCTCTATGCCATGATAGGCCAATTTCATCCTTCTGTTATCTCCACATTGTGTCATTGATCTTTGTCATTTGGGTACAAGAACTTGAAGGTATTTTGGGCAAGGGATGCTTCTCACTATGCATTTCCTCATCTCACTTTCTTGAGTCCCCCGACCCTAACATGAGACGCACTCAGATatgtaaaagacattttcagggggatcaactgtgggGCTTACTGAGTTCTCCCTCCTCCAggaatttttttctggaaaacaaccaaatctggatgcaatgactgaggtgggattgtaaATCTGGTGTTGCTGGGCAATACTGAATCTCTGCCAAGGGGTTTAGATTTCAAGCCTAGAAAGATGATTCTTATAAAAATGTATTCTGTTAAACATATCCTCTCTCACAATACATGCATTTTCTTCAAAACAATCAGTTCATGAAGAAGATCTATCAATATGGGGGTGGAGGaataaattggtttaaaatagGAGGCCTCCAGGAacttttgattgaaaaaaaaacaaactctcaAGTTGCTGAAACACTGCAATGTGTGGGTACTTGATGGCAATTTCAGCTTTCAAAAgggagctgttttcttttctttcttttcttttttcctttgaccaGCTGAAGAATTTTGAAGACCTTGCTATTAAAATGCTGAGAGCTTTCCACTTCAATGTCATTTTCACGTTCTTAAATACCCCACACACCGCCTTTCTTGTCAACCAACCATAtttaatttcaattaaaaacttaAGCAAAGAATCTGGAGGATCGATCTTAAACTGAGAAAAACTTCACAAAGAATGTTGCATGATTTTCCCTCTACTGATCTATCTAATTTCCACACACATCcctcttcttaccaaccaaccacATTGCTCTAAGTTTATTAAACAAATGAatgtgaagtttttctcagcttgtgatctcatcctccagtgccaggagtctTTGCTTTATTTCCTTCTACTGATCTGTttgatttcccttttccctgccactaccaaACCTTCACAAGTCAAAATATCTTAGTAGGAGCTTTCTCTCTGCTCCAAGACTGACCTGACAGAAGTAGAttcaaaccagtttctctctgcagaagACGGTGAACTTCACTGATTTGGAAGAACTGATGCTGCAGGAAGGTGATTTATCCACGTCTCTcttgttagggcttctgggacttgttccctagagcccagcttacctctgaagcacagaatcagaaaCAAGCCTTTCTGGATTCATGTATTTTAAGGCAAATAAGTTTTGTTTAATTCTTTACTTTGATCATCTTTTATCTATTGTTTCCTACTTCTGGGCCAGaatttgtgtcatctgcagtaggcctgtacaaagcggctagtatttgcttcggattcggattcatcCAGTTCAaagatagtgattcaattcagtgattcaaatcaccatcctgaatcgattcagccaaatctgagttgGAGATTCAGGGGCTGCCatattggctgaatctctgaactgAACAGGCCTGATCTCCCGTCCGCTCTcctagccccatcaatggctgccccacctggctccagtgtcccaacaccttaaaaaaaaccctaaaacaacttgcactcactggttcctgccaggcaggggggcgatccccagaGCCCCACCACtaccctgtgctgtgtgtgtggtgtgggaggggtgggctctgccatgagcccccagaggctacgacagctgctgcagcaaccgatgagtgcagggcttttttttttttccatgtgtagGTTAACCtcaaagttactgtgcattaaaaaaaggtccagtgggtgtatctacacaaggcattactgcacagtttttactgcatatttatttagtgcttgtataagAGAAGTATTATATAAATTCACAGTAACaagagttactacacagtagcacgagcaaacaccttttaagtgacactactgtgcagtagccttatACTACTGTAACCTTTGCCGGCGCATTAGGCTGGGCGATATGCCAGATTTGAGATCCTcaaggtgccagtagccctgggatcTCCCTCAGGCAGATCTGCTGATGGGTGTCCGTGGGAGCGGGTTTGGCCCTCACCCTCATAGTCCAAGCATTTACTCCAAGCCCAATGAACagatgggtttctttattatatatataactatatacagaaagagaaagagattaataaaaaagaaggcatatatacatatatatattatcaatagAGAATAATAAAAGCAATCATTTGAATACAATCTACCAATGTAACTGTAAGTGAATTATTGTAACACAGGGGGTTGTTCCCTTACAGCAGACTCCGGCACTGATTACACTTGCATGATCATATCCTTTTGATAAAAACAAAAGTTTCCTTTTAGAATTTAACCTCCCCTCTCATTGTAATAAATAGCAACACATTTATTGCAAGGATCTGCCACTACCTGGTGTGAACACAGCTCCTGTTCTTCTTGAGGCTCTGACCCCCTTTCATCAGtgccgcagccacttccaggaatgctgtggccacttccaggagtgccgtGGGTGCTTCCCAGTCAatgtgatcggccatgggggaacgccccctccccccccatttggCAAGATTGGCTGTGAGGGGACCCCCACTCCGCCTTCCAGTCGCTGATTGATCTCTGGCATGTGAGCTCCTGGAGCAAGGCTCATATCCCGTTCCAGTGGAGGAGTGGAGGGCTGAACCTCTGCCCCGTCTCTCTCAAAGCTGGAATTTGATCCTCCTTTCCTCTTTTCCCACATTATGGGTGCTTTAAAGCACAAGCACAGTCAATCAGAGCCCTCAGTTTGCAGTGGGGCTCTGATTACATtgcagatggtccaataaaaagcatgTACAGTGTATAGTGTGTTCTCCTGCTTGGAAAAGCCATGGCACCCAGTGCAAGCATTTGCTGGCCTTTATGCAAAGGGAACTAAACATGGTGTGTCCACCAAGCTTGCAGCCCAGCGAGATATACAGCTGTTACACTGCtctgcagtagcatctcagcacAATATGACAAAAGGTGTTGCATGGTAAAAACTATCAACCCACTAAATTTCACCTgggtatgtgtatacatgtgcacctgggtcaagagcaaatttgctcccagtgggagcaattgagtgcagggctgttcctacctgcctgccctgctttgctgtgctgcagcagccagggggagttccaggcttccccagtgccagccctgggctggcaggcggCACAGGGGTCAGGCCTGAGTTTTGGAGATAGGGGGGAACTGTCCTGAAATGGgggacagcttccagctgcacagATCTTGGGATCCCACGCCCTCTGATGCCTTATGCCTGGCAGTGGAgctaagcagcactgggactgcagggagaagaTGAGAGCGGGTAACAAGCTGGACAACATATACACCTTGTACTGCATGTCACTTGAACCAGGCAgggaatggctgggggctgcacactgtgcaCCTATACCCCTTTAAATTGAGGAACCAGGCTCAGACCCATCAGCCAGTTGGGGGATGGCATTCAGCAGGACAAGGCTGTGATCCCTCCCGCACCCACCCTCCTTGAGTCTGGGCTTCGATCCTCTTTGTTACTTGTGATCTTTGTTTTCCACCTAGGCATGCTGATGGCGTCTTTAACAAACCCTACAGgaaagtcctggtgctgcttccccctcgtggttcccctctccccagtcccagcagTGGTTATGGCCCCCGCCACACACACGCGCGCTTGGGCACAGGCgtcaccccaagccagcaccatcaAGCTGGACTGAGATCATGATCTTCACACAGGAGCCATGAACAGGTCCCACCACCCCACCCACTGTCCTCTGTGTCCCCCCACTACCTAGGatgactgggaacaaattgccatctactctaattctgcacccaggaacaataaactccagcaagaactgtgTTGGAGTTTATTCGATTGTGCTAATTTCATGAATAGATGCACCCGGAGAACAGTGTTGTTGTATTAGGACCAAACATAGCATTGGAGAAAgcaatactctcccttccagtcctgggatcctatgaatattttgaaacaggcaagtgagtttAAGATCTTTAATCTCATTGAAAGTAAGCACCTAACTTCctttagggtttgtttgtttgtttttttcaaaccTCAGCTTGTTTAAGCAGTGGTGAACAGATATCTatgacactgattttttttttcctaattatcTGGTAACCCTCCCTTACTTTGATCAAAACACAGTACTAAGGCTTGGAGTTAATGAGACAGCTGTTTCCAAACAGCCAAATGTAGTTAGGCACCCAACAATGCCAAAGCACTTTTGAATGTGCTAGCCCTCTGAACACCGGACCTCAAGGCTTTGGTGACAATGATGTGCTCTAACGCAGATTAATGAGACTCTGTTCTTCAATGGCATGCCTTCCTCAGCCTTGAATCATTCCTTTTGCCATTTGGAAAACTGCTCTGTCTgcatcagaaataaaaatgtctccATAAGCAAATCTACATGAATGTTCTCCTTGGGTATCCTCTTCCTTGTGGTGCAAAAAAGGCTTGTTTCATGGCTTACTGTGGGCCCAAACTGACTGAGCTTCCTAATGTCTGTAGTTCTCATCCTTGCCCTGAAACCTTGCAGTCAGAGcctggagggaaaagaaagatgAAGGAGCACTTGGGAGATATGGGCAAGGAAGCATGTTCTCAGATGGAAAGAGGAAGCGCTTTGCCATACCGAGGTTTAGACAGGATATTGCTGTATTCAAAGCTTATTTATAGTAGTTAAGACACGGGCTAATTCCAGAAAGTTTCGTGTGATCAGTAGCAAAGCTGATCAGGACatttcctttaaaacatttttt
Coding sequences:
- the LOC132251821 gene encoding olfactory receptor 14A16-like; amino-acid sequence: MSSQTTVTEFLLLDFSDIRELQILHLVIFLAAYLAALMGNLLIITIVTLNCELHSPMFFFLINLSIVDLGSISVTVPKSMSNSLLNTRSISYSGCVAQVFCLFCFLGANLSLLTVMAYDRYIAVCKPLHYGIIMNRRACIQMAACSWTAGVIYSALHTGNTFSLPFCHSNTINQFFCEIPQLLKLSCSDTYCRELAALVLSMFLVLGCFVFIVVSYVQIFTAVWRIPSEQGHQKAFSTCIPHLIVVSLFLSTGGVAYLKPISDSLSPLDLLAAVLYCVVPPLMNPVIYSM